The Pungitius pungitius chromosome 15, fPunPun2.1, whole genome shotgun sequence nucleotide sequence GTTGACTGTAATTATTTATTAACATATCCAtctaaaaaaaagctattttgaATTGTAAATAATACACATATTGAAAATGGCATGTAGTAAAATATGAGATGGGAACTTGACAAGATTTGTATTTCATCATTCTGTCTTTAATTGAATGAAATATAATACAAATCTTTTGTGAAATAGAAAATTTGTCTCtatttcaaattaaatctcATATTTAATGTCTTAGCTGCTGCAGTATTTATAGTAAAGATGGAAACATTCTGAGGAGCCTGCACATAGTCGATGGAAGGCTGTTAAAACCTGGCCTAAGAACAAACTTAACTGTGAGATggaattatatattatatattatattttaaatgatgcagTTCCATTTTGAAAACTCAATTGctaatgaattcatttgattgtaATTTAATTCAAAGGAATGTATTAATTGGTTTGTAGGTTTTGATGCCCAGTCGGTCAGCAGACACATTTCCTGGCTCGGCACGGGCAGATCGGACTTCAAATCCTCATCCTCTCCCGATACATTAATCCCATAAATAAACAACACCCCGCCAAAAAAAGACTGTCAACGCCTCGAGACGCGGTTCTGAGTCCCTTATCTCTTACTCGTTTTCCCCACCCTTCCTCCACATTGACTGTTATCAGCACAGACATCTTGAAAATACACGTTTTGTGTAAAACGACCTTCGTCTTCCTGGTTTATCCTCATAACATTCAGACAGCTTGGTAAACCCGCTCCTTAGAACAGGCACTAATCGGGCTATATCAATTATGCATCCAAATGATTAGTGAAATGGTTTTAAAGCAGACTTTAAAACCAGATCTTTATCACATGGACTGCTTTACATTCAGATGCACCAGGCGCGGTGCCCTGGTTATTCAGCATGCTGGCTGACAGGGAcacaaaatgtttattaatgCTATTAATAATGCCTGTGCCTTTTCTTCCAACAGTGTCCTCTGTGAAAAAGAAACAGGGAAAAAGGCCTGAAAAGCACAGGCCTGATTCTGTCATTAAGTGGCGCCACCATGTGGGCTTAGACAGAATAACTGACATTACAACCAAAAAACAAGAATCGCTTAGAACTTTCAACAAACTGATATGTGgaatttttattaatttaagaTTCAAGGAGAACAGTGGTTTAATTCATACAGAGCACAGGAATACACTGTGTCTCCAAttcaaagtatttaataaatatatactgtaGGATATATAAAGTATTTGCAGGCAATATACACAAAAAAGATTCCATTCTACCAAGGAATTATGCACCTGTACCCTGTCAGAAATCAAACTGCATTGTGGAATAAATAACGCAAAACAACGTACAGAAACCTGGTAGACTTAATGTTGTCACTTTTAATTGCGTTAGTATGTCATATGTAATCTGGGCACAGCTCCAGTCTTCTGGATAATCTTACTGAAAGtattcatatgtttttttttggatcatGTCTAGTGATACAGAATTATTCACATGTTGAATGAAACTTAATAAATGCTATTTGGAAAttcaagtaaataaataaataaataatctaatTCATATGCTTTCAGGTAAACTTAGAGACTACTAATAAGAACATATTTATTATAGCCtggcaagagaaaaaaaaacaaataaaagctacTTTAGAGCTGGAAAACTTTACTGAACGCAAGAAGCTTAAAAAGATGTCGGCGTCACCTCGCTGGCGTTATTCTCGGACGATCATGCTGCTGTTGCCACGCAACTGGGCAAGCAAGACTCTGAAACCCCAGGTCTTTGGTGCCTTCTGCTCGGGTGGGACCTCTCCGTTAGTGGTTTCCACGGTGACCGCAGAGGGAATCAATTCGGGAGGCAGATTTGCATCTGCTTGATTGTTGACTTCTTGATCGCTGAGATCGTCAAATTCCGGAGCACCACCGTCTCCACAGGTCGGGCTAATACTGACGCGTCGGCCCTGATTGTTGCTATGGAGACGCTGCTGCTTGGTGGCCCGACGACCCTGAGAACCATCtctggtcctcttcctcctgttcttcctcctccttttcaccGGCGTTCTAATACGACGGCGAAGGTTCCTGAGAAAAATAAGTGCAGCACATTCAGGTCATTTTTGGTGTGAACAGGCTTTTCCGCAGTAATGTCCTCATTGTCTAGAATAGTTACCTCTGAAGGAAAGTGTGTGGGTTGGAGCAGGCTGATGACTCTACCAGATACTGCGCAGTTTCTTTTGAACGTTTCTGGACAGCAAGTCTTTCCTTAAGCCGCTGCACACACATCAAAAGCTTCCTGATGAAACAGAGAGGTGACGTTTTAAAGAGGTGACAGCGTATCCACAGGCATCCCACCTTAAAGCTAGTTACCACCCAGCCGGCCTTACCCTCGTGCATTAGGCAGCCTCCTCGAGCTCCAGCTCTTGACCAGGACCCACTGGTCACATGTCAGGGACTCGGGATCTGAAGACCACACCAGAGTGAGAGGTTGAACATGTTAGCGTGATCCGGTGCACAGAATGAAGAATAAAGAATGAGTGAAGACTCACTGTTGTCTAAGGGAGGTTTTTTAAGTGGTGCCTTCTTCTTGGCTGTCTTCTGATAGAGAGTCTTACAAGCTGAACACAAGCCCCGTGAAGGCCTCACTTTCTCGTGCGAGACACTGCTGTGTCGGTGAGAAGGACCGGAGGCGATG carries:
- the si:ch211-227n13.3 gene encoding uncharacterized protein si:ch211-227n13.3 isoform X1; its protein translation is MSSHVNCERCEQQLTDDCEYEAEGSESFTYSSTIKVEYYRLFEYSVTWNLPMSPKRSSRQPKSSKKSPQRSPSPNEEAIQRMWRVKRPRTRLRETDADANSVNTVETEDLDIIDLINRSTDARRVAEKEDLQFVEVTDDGLDVMDEDCDSVTSSIASGPSHRHSSVSHEKVRPSRGLCSACKTLYQKTAKKKAPLKKPPLDNNPESLTCDQWVLVKSWSSRRLPNARGKLLMCVQRLKERLAVQKRSKETAQYLVESSACSNPHTFLQRNLRRRIRTPVKRRRKNRRKRTRDGSQGRRATKQQRLHSNNQGRRVSISPTCGDGGAPEFDDLSDQEVNNQADANLPPELIPSAVTVETTNGEVPPEQKAPKTWGFRVLLAQLRGNSSMIVRE
- the si:ch211-227n13.3 gene encoding uncharacterized protein si:ch211-227n13.3 isoform X2, with amino-acid sequence MSSHVNCERCEQQLTDDCEYEAEGSESFTYSSTIKVEYYRQPKSSKKSPQRSPSPNEEAIQRMWRVKRPRTRLRETDADANSVNTVETEDLDIIDLINRSTDARRVAEKEDLQFVEVTDDGLDVMDEDCDSVTSSIASGPSHRHSSVSHEKVRPSRGLCSACKTLYQKTAKKKAPLKKPPLDNNPESLTCDQWVLVKSWSSRRLPNARGKLLMCVQRLKERLAVQKRSKETAQYLVESSACSNPHTFLQRNLRRRIRTPVKRRRKNRRKRTRDGSQGRRATKQQRLHSNNQGRRVSISPTCGDGGAPEFDDLSDQEVNNQADANLPPELIPSAVTVETTNGEVPPEQKAPKTWGFRVLLAQLRGNSSMIVRE
- the si:ch211-227n13.3 gene encoding uncharacterized protein si:ch211-227n13.3 isoform X3; its protein translation is MSPKRSSRQPKSSKKSPQRSPSPNEEAIQRMWRVKRPRTRLRETDADANSVNTVETEDLDIIDLINRSTDARRVAEKEDLQFVEVTDDGLDVMDEDCDSVTSSIASGPSHRHSSVSHEKVRPSRGLCSACKTLYQKTAKKKAPLKKPPLDNNPESLTCDQWVLVKSWSSRRLPNARGKLLMCVQRLKERLAVQKRSKETAQYLVESSACSNPHTFLQRNLRRRIRTPVKRRRKNRRKRTRDGSQGRRATKQQRLHSNNQGRRVSISPTCGDGGAPEFDDLSDQEVNNQADANLPPELIPSAVTVETTNGEVPPEQKAPKTWGFRVLLAQLRGNSSMIVRE